A section of the Scomber scombrus chromosome 24, fScoSco1.1, whole genome shotgun sequence genome encodes:
- the LOC133976420 gene encoding SLIT and NTRK-like protein 5: MHIWILKIIFLIASSLRLVEMYDNYGEICRNLCTCEEKEGILTVSCENRGIIRLTEISPVHFSMYHLLLTGNLLKKLSVNDFINYTGVTILHLGNNDISEIESGAFNGLQGLKRLHLNNNKIEVMRDDTFAGLESLEYLQIDYNYITNIESNALSKLHQLTVMILNDNLLSVLPPNIFRNVPLTHLDLRGNRLKMFPYIGLLEHMDKVVELQLEENPWNCSCELIALKAWLESIAYTALVGEVVCETPFRLHGRDLDEVSKQELCPRRPPEDTVRPAPPSSTNGYYQTTPAAVTASATSSAVFRSSSRPTKGTRQFNRTRLKPTSRIPGGNPYNYGPIIAFQTKSPVPLDCPTACTCNLQISEIGLNVNCQERKIESISDLKPKPYNPKKMYLTGNYIPVVRRSDFVDATGLDLLHLGNNRITLIHDRAFGDLTNLRRLYLNGNLMDRLTGEMFFGLQNLQYLYLEYNKIKEVDAGTFRYLPNLQLLFLNNNLLKTLPVGIFSSLSLSRLNLRNNHFQNLPVSGVLDQLKLLVQIDLFENPWDCSCDIVGMKIWLEQLSAGTVVNEVVCETPKRHTGMDLRSIQSEQLCPDYSDAYVSPTPPTDEPMDDRIVTTDAPQKINTPSSTVPLSVLILSLLLVFIMSVFVAAGLFVVVMKKRKKSQSDRTSTNNSDVSSFNLQYSLYSNRSGPKVKAPAGHVYEYIPHPMGHMCKNPIYRSREGNTVEDYRDLHELKVTYRSTPDDERDSSTMRSPTYSVSTIEPRENPSPVQDADHFFRGILDPDKQSPHQPMPSIPAGANLEYKYTGPVSYTYNPNFDVRRQFLHPERIRETVLYGTAPSTVYVEPNRNEYLELKAKLQSEPDYLEVLEKQTTFSQF, encoded by the coding sequence TTCTCCATGTACCACCTCCTGCTGACAGGGAACCTCCTGAAGAAGCTGTCAGTCAATGATTTCATCAATTACACCGGGGTGACCATCCTGCACTTGGGGAACAATGATATCTCTGAGATAGAGTCGGGTGCCTTCAACGGACTCCAGGGATTAAAAAGGTTGCACCTCAATAACAACAAGATTGAAGTTATGAGGGATGACACCTTTGCAGGACTGGAGAGTTTGGAATACCTACAGATTGATTATAATTACATCACCAATATAGAGTCCAACGCCTTGAGCAAACTACACCAACTGACGGTGATGATTTTGAATGACAACCTGCTCTCAGTCCTGCCTCCGAATATCTTCCGGAATGTTCCCCTCACGCACTTGGACCTGAGGGGGAACCGGTTAAAAATGTTCCCCTACATCGGCCTCCTGGAGCACATGGACAAAGTTGTGGAATTACAACTGGAGGAGAATCCGTGGAATTGCTCCTGCGAGCTCATTGCTCTGAAGGCTTGGCTAGAGAGTATAGCCTATACAGCTCTGGTGGGAGAAGTGGTGTGCGAAACACCATTCAGGCTCCATGGTAGAGACCTGGATGAGGTGTCAAAGCAGGAACTCTGCCCAAGAAGACCCCCGGAAGACACAGTGAGGCCTGCACCCCCTAGCAGCACCAATGGATATTACCAGAccacacctgctgctgtcacagCCTCTGCCACCTCCTCAGCTGTTTTTAGGTCCTCTTCTAGGCCTACCAAGGGCACACGGCAATTTAACAGAACTAGGTTAAAGCCCACCTCTCGAATACCAGGCGGTAACCCATACAACTATGGCCCCATCATTGCTTTTCAGACCAAATCTCCTGTGCCTTTGGACTGCCCTACTGCCTGCACTTGTAATCTGCAGATATCTGAAATTGGGCTAAATGTCAACTGCCAAGAGAGAAAGATTGAAAGCATTTCTGATCTAAAACCCAAGCCATACAATcctaaaaaaatgtatcttactGGAAATTATATCCCTGTGGTACGGAGATCAGATTTTGTCGATGCCACTGGATTGGATTTGCTTCACCTGGGAAACAACAGGATAACTCTGATCCATGACCGAGCTTTTGGGGATTTAACCAACCTGCGTAGGCTGTATTTAAATGGTAATCTCATGGACAGGCTTACAGgagaaatgttttttggtttgCAGAACTTGCAGTATCTTTATTTAGAGTACAACAAAATCAAGGAGGTCGATGCGGGCACTTTCCGCTACCTTCCTAATCTTCAGCTGCTCTTCCTCAACAATAACCTCCTGAAAACCTTACCTGTGGGCATCTTTTCCAGCCTCTCCTTGTCTAGGCTTAATCTGCGCAACAACCATTTCCAAAACCTGCCTGTGAGTGGTGTTTTAGATCAGTTAAAGCTGCTGGTGCAGATAGATCTGTTTGAAAACCCCTGGGACTGCTCCTGTGACATAGTGGGGATGAAGATATGGCTCGAGCAGCTCAGCGCAGGCACTGTGGTTAACGAGGTTGTGTGCGAGACGCCCAAACGCCACACAGGAATGGACCTGCGCTCTATCCAGTCGGAGCAGCTCTGCCCAGACTACTCTGATGCTTATGTCTCACCGACTCCCCCTACGGACGAGCCCATGGATGACCGGATCGTCACCACGGATGCTCCACAGAAGATCAACACCCCCAGCAGCACTGTCCCCCTCTCTGTCCTCATCCTCAGCCTCCTGCTTGTTTTCATCATGTCTGTCTTTGTGGCCGCGGGGCTGTTTGTTGTAGTGATGAAAAAGCGCAAAAAGTCACAGAGCGACCGCACTAGCACCAACAATTCGGACGTCAGCTCTTTCAACTTGCAGTACAGCCTCTACAGCAACCGCTCTGGCCCTAAAGTCAAGGCCCCAGCCGGCCACGTCTACGAGTATATTCCACATCCCATGGGCCATATGTGCAAAAACCCCATTTACAGGTCAAGGGAAGGAAACACAGTGGAGGATTACCGTGACCTCCATGAGCTCAAAGTCACATACAGGAGTACCCCGGATGATGAGAGGGATAGCAGTACGATGAGGAGCCCCACGTACAGTGTTAGCACCATTGAGCCACGTGAAAACCCCTCCCCTGTCCAGGATGCAGACCATTTCTTCAGAGGCATCCTTGACCCCGATAAGCAGTCCCCCCATCAGCCCATGCCATCCATCCCAGCAGGTGCCAATTTAGAGTACAAGTACACAGGGCCTGTGTCATACACGTACAACCCAAATTTTGATGTCAGACGTCAGTTCTTGCACCCGGAGAGGATAAGAGAAACAGTGCTCTATGGCACAGCACCCAGTACTGTTTATGTTGAGCCCAACAGAAATGAGTATTTGGAGTTAAAAGCTAAACTGCAGTCTGAGCCCGATTACCTCGAAGTTCTTGAGAAACAGACCACCTTTAGCCAGTTTTGA